The Vitis vinifera cultivar Pinot Noir 40024 chromosome 18, ASM3070453v1 region AGTTccagaaggaaaaataaaaataaaaataaaaaataaaaaaactagaaaaaattacctgttgttttctttccttcaattttGAGTTGAGAGCTTTCAACGTGCTGCACAACACCTTCCCATTCTCGATTTCCTGATTGGATTTTAAGGAAATATTAGAAACGATTTGATGATCATacctattttgaaaaaaaaaataattcacgAAAAAGACGAATCCACAAACTCACCGATTTTAGCAACTCTCTCTGATGAGTCGAACCGTCTTCAACAAATCTTCCTTCTTCTGCAGAAACAAGAAATCCCAAAAATgtcatattctttttcttttttttttcaataattcataaaaaaaaataagacatcaaatttcaaatatatagaacgacaaaaatgaaaatcagaAATAGAAAAAAGTGAACTATCAAAAAACCAGAGGACTTATGAACTATACCTTTTTATATGAAACCTTTGTGCGCTTACATTTCTCATCCGATTCGCTGGGGAAGAAGGAGAGCGGCATGGTAGGACTGGAAACATTCGCACATGTAGGAGCCAAAGACAAGCTTGGATCAATGGCCGATCTCTTCCTCCTAAAGCCCCAAGTCAATGGAAGACGAGACTCAAATTCGAAGATTATGTGAGGAATCAGTAGAAGGATGTCAGCAACCTCTCAACTGAAGAATGAACACGGGGATGGACGACGGAAAAAGAGAGGTAGAGAGCGAGCGCCAGCTGGGAGCGAAATCTTGAAAGTAGTCTTCTTACCGTTGCAAAATTGCAATCATTataatacattttaaataatatatattagatttagTTACTAAAAACGTTTCTAAGAGCAGGAATTAGAAAGCCAAAAAAGCATTGAAAGAAATAacgttaaattttaaataaatacattttttaaaaactttattttttcaggaaaatatttaaaaacatttataataccttatttttttttttttttctatctcatttttcaaattatttaaataaaatagaataaattttcttaatatttttttcttttttcttttcttagcatttttcaAGAATCCACCATATCCTAAAtagatttcattatttatttgggAGCTAGGATAAAgctaaattttgtttaatcatAAATCTACATATAAATAActcattatttataataaattatataattaaaataaaaaacataatgaTAAATGTGGTAAATTTATAAGAAGTATACtaaaagttttgaaataaataatttatactcatttttaagtatttatattcACCTTTGAAATACATAATGATTAAGAAATAGCCAtcgaataaaaaataataatgataatatttcatttaaaatgaatttaaaaataaataaaatttaatttttttaacacataaatGAGTTAAGTCTTTTATTATATGTAcacatttattatatattttttaccaacaaagtattttaaagtgctttaatcataatttttagGTTTCatctaaattcaatttattcaaGTTGTAGTTTTAatcttttatgtaaaaataagtacttattttatagtttttaaaaattatattaatattataaaatccaaagaaagtaaattttttaaaatttttgtacttttatgaaacaatttaaagttatgtttgattctagaaaaattggagggaaaatataaggaaaaaaaataaaagataaaattaaagtgttaaattatttttatttgttatttcaaacttattttaattgttttaacttatcattataaaaattaaataatttaaaaatatataaaattttaactaattttaattatatttaattttatttgaatttttttttataataatcaaacatgaaaaaatcttttaaaaatattttcttttctttggaactaaacataacttaaaaattaCAAACTTTTTAATGAGTTTTTGTTCCATAATAAAatgcattattatttattttcttttaaaagtaaaagtaaGAAAGTATGTCATGTGAATTTTGATTGCTATTAGACTTTAAGGAGAGGATGCTATTTTTAAAGCTGAAAAATTAGTGattaaaatttctgaaaatatatatataaacaaaaatttagtAGAGGAAATTGAGTAGGAGACTTCATCCTCTTAACATTCCTAGATTGTCTCTaattctatttctatttctcaaaCATAATCAACTTCAAATACCCTCCAAACCAAatcttccaaaaaataataaataaataaaacaaattatattcGCAAATCTTTTAGAAAATAGATATAATCACTTTTTCAGTTTTTCCAGCTGTTCCTGCGTGTTTTGAATGACGCTTAATCTTAAAAACTGAGACATTCCATTTCACCTTCTGCTTCcgcttttctctctctctcgcgctcccgctctctctctctctctctctctctcatccattCCCCTTTTTTACTTCTTCAGTCCAGACTTCATCgtttcttgttgattttgagtCACAATCTGTGCATCCTTGAAGCCACAATGAAGAGAAAGAGTTGCAGTCCTTGCGACTCTCTCGagagcttctttgatgataatGAATTGGAGGTTTCTGAAATCCTGATCCAAATTCCCCTCATAATCTTCCAAGCTGAGAATCGCAATCGTCTTTTAGTCCCTTGGGGCGTTAGGAAGAGAAGATCTGCCATTGATCCTGAGTTATATCCGCCTTCTGTTCCTTCATCGTCGTCGCCTCATCTTCCCGGGACTTGTGTGGGTCCGACTTGTGACGATGATGATCCTCAAGCGAAGGTCGAACCTTCCAGCCCTGCCACGCCTCTCTCCTTCTCCCCCAGCGAAACTGATGGCAAGTCTAAGCGCTCTAAGAAGAGTGTTTCATCTAAAAAGGTATCTTTCACAAATATTTCTGATTTCGAAATCATTCGTTTACTGTGTGGTTtccgtttttttattttccgaTTTTTGTTTTCAGTTCTTGATATTTGAAATACTATGTCTTATTAAGTACCCATGTCCTGTTCCTGTATTCAAGGATTGAAATGTCGAAAAATTTCGGCGATATTTATCCGAAATACCGCTTATCGGCCGGCTTCACACAATATTCGTCACCGATTATCGGTCGACGGAAATTTCGGTAATTTTCGAAAATATCACCGAATTTATCGgtatttttaccgatttttcggGGAATTTCCCGATAtctcctaccagtccagcccgcgcacaggatacaaaatctgtccattttttttaaaaaaaaacataagatgttATTTGGTAATCttatcatgatttgcaggcaaaggttgtgtttttcagcctggctcaaaaatcgtggatttagggttcgtgaaatttaaatccaatggtaCAAAAGCAAAGAGgcccctagaacagatccagaaaacacagggagcaaaaaaaaaaagcaatttttttggttttccttgggggttttgcatggattttctcggaaaggatgaattttccaggaaatcgaatgggggatggattttcttgggaatcaaacgggggttgcaaaaataaaataaaaataataacatgattagattagtacctgcgaggattgagagtggcagaggaaaatagggcctttttagggattctctcgtctggagggcaacttcagaaaaggcttcttgatgcccgagtgaGAGAATAGGTGgcccttttgatttttagatttagtagagataaaaaaaaaaaaaaaatctgacaTCTTTGTGACTACTTTTCTTGTTGTCCAGAAGAAGGAAAATTTGTTGAAGATGGTTGAGGATTTGACTCATCAGAAGGAGTCGCTAATGACGGTGAGTTTGTTAATCTGagggtttgtttttttcttgaattttttttttccaaaaagggCATTATCTTTAAATTGTTTCTAATATTTGCTTAAAATTAAATCAGGAAATTGAGAATGTCGAGCGGTTCTACAAGCAGTTGAAAGCTCTCAAATCAGAATTAAAGGCAAAAAAACAACAGGTACTTTGAAATAAACCttcttcaaactctttttttcttctactttttttaaggtttttttttctcctcctgTTGAA contains the following coding sequences:
- the LOC104882573 gene encoding uncharacterized protein LOC104882573; translated protein: MKRKSCSPCDSLESFFDDNELEVSEILIQIPLIIFQAENRNRLLVPWGVRKRRSAIDPELYPPSVPSSSSPHLPGTCVGPTCDDDDPQAKVEPSSPATPLSFSPSETDGKSKRSKKSVSSKKKKENLLKMVEDLTHQKESLMTEIENVERFYKQLKALKSELKAKKQQLNLDTAIAEARVESREQDHHQQPLPLLLHESAPASALVSNPMGPPVIPDLNVSPEETLGPELVASLDLNLSIALNADTTQLNRAAAAQARKKRLQIYKVKKPKGGSSPSILSFG